The following DNA comes from Pristis pectinata isolate sPriPec2 chromosome 8, sPriPec2.1.pri, whole genome shotgun sequence.
tTGCAAAGGTAAAACTGTGATATGAATACAAGAGGCTGCACTTGGCTTCAGGCGTTCTGGCTATCACTGATGGAGCCTATTTGTTGCAGTGTATTTTTGCCAGTAATGTGGCTTTCCTGTGGTTCATTTTCTCAGGAACTTTTCTGTGTGCTCTTAGCTTTGTGTCAGCCATCATCGTTGGCATCCTGGATGGAAATGGTGCAAAGCAGCTTGGACTGGATGGTGTTCTCCAGCAGGAATCCAAGAAAGTGGTGAGTAGATTCGGGGGCTTTGGATTTAGTTTTCCATTAAATATTGCTGTTGGACATGGAATTGAATATCTGTTGGAACCAGTTGTTATGGAGGGTGATCATTGGTCTTTGAAGTAGATTTCTGGAAGCTAGGATCTATAAAATGAATTTACATTATTTTGTCTGAGTGGAATCTAACCACACCTTCCCCAATCCATTGTCTTCTACAAGGTCTTGTCTGACCTTTTCGTTCTTTTTCCCCAGAGGCTACAGGATATTCGTCATTTGTCTCTCCACTACTGGCTGCTGGTTCTCACCATCATGTTCTTCTATAATGGAATCTTTCCATTCATTGCTGATGCCACGTAAGTAGAGTTCATATTATTAAATGTTTAAAGTGCTTATACCATATTCCTCATGGTCCAATATGGCTATTTATGTGGAATAGAACACTGTGAGTGTCTCCCTTTCTTTTTATACTTCTACCTCTCCCTATCTTTAAACACGGAGATGCTCCACAATGGGACAACTGTAAATTTCTCTACAACAGGAAAACCTGCAATATGAACAACATTTTGCCTTCTGTTGTATGCTCTACATGTATTCTCTAGTTCACATAAATGTCTTGatatacttctgaaatttggATGCAAATGGACTGAATTTCCAAATTGGAGTCCAAAGTAGACACATTCCTGCTttaaaggatgaatttctactctttgatttttgtttttttttctccacagaattGTCTCTTGCATTCTGCTCTTCTAGAACCTTGCATGCCTTTTGTTTCAGATCATTTAGTGCAGGGGCCTATGGTACGATTGATTAGGCTTCACCTAACTGTGGGCATTTGTAGAATGTTTGACTGGCATTGTGGAGTGTAAACGATACAGGCATAGGCCCTAGGAAGTACTGTTCTAACTGTGTGATCCCATTATTAGCTCATTATTGAAGCTTTGTCTTTTATATTGTTATCCTCATAACCAATCGTTAAAGTtttgaaactctggttagatgtTTGTTACAGTCTCCAGGattattaataaaattatgaataaaaaaacaaatactaGTAACTTTTGAAATTGTATTGATTACATCTCTGATCTCAATGTGATGAAGGCATTTATTTTTCAGCAAGTTTATTCAGGATAAGTATTCTGGGTACAGTCACCAAGAAGCCTCCTACATCACTGGTGCTGTGTTCGATAGCTCATTGATTCTATTACCCATAGCTGGAATCCTCATTGTGAGTACAGTCTGGTTTGTTCTAAATGCAAGGTAGTTTGTGATCACTGGGTACTTCAGACATCCTAGTTGTGGATATTAACTGTAAAGACCTCAGGCAGAACTTTAAAGTGTGGGCTTCAGTAAAGTCTGAACAAAATGAACTATTTTTGGTTACCTTCATAAGCCAGTGGATAACTGAGAGGTCTAAATTACATTCCAACAATAATGGTATTCTCTGTCCatgtattaaaatattattttggatGTATATTTGCTAGGTAATACATGCATTGGTGACAAGAAAGATTAATAACAAATATTGCCAACAGTTTTGCATGACTGTTATGTAAATTTTTACTGTAGGATGCAAATGAAGTCTTACTGACATTCGAAATCAAGTAATTCATGGTCCCCTGTTTTTAAACCTCCTAGTCCTTGTATTATGTAAACAGATCCAATTGGAGAATCAATTTTGGTTGgtaaatttattttggaatttttctgtttttaaccatGAAGTTTGAATAATTTACCTTAAGACAAGGTCTTTTTATTGCTAATTAGGGCCAAATGAATGGAATTAAATTGAAATCCACTTGAGTGGAGCAGTGATCTGTTGAAGGTATATTATCAATGACTTGAATTGCTCTCCAATTTATCTGACCAAATGCTATTTCAACTCTATCAGTGAATGTGATCAGCAATTTAATGTTGGTAATTGTGATCTGTacttacaaactgatcattgTCTAGAAAATATGATGTCTATTAACATTGCTTAGTTATAGGAACAGATTTCCTTAGCTTTCATGTTAATATCGTACAGCACCATATATAATTTGGTACAGCACCATATATAATCTCAATTCAGGCCCATGAAACCGCTGAATTTCCCACTGGGCTGTattgttaaccttgtattctgttcTTTTCATTATTGCTCAATGAAATGCCTGCTTTTCAATTTATTGACTGAAAGTAAAGAGAACCAAAGTGTATAAAACTCACATTGCTGCATTTTGGCAGTTCTTTGATCAATCAGCATATGATGTTCTCTTCTGCcctaaaagcagaatattttgtatCAGTAAAATTTTTCGGGTAGCATTGTTCAGCAAGTATAAATTTTATTATTGGGCAGTTCTCTATGATTTCAATGACACATTAGCTATGTTAATCCACATTTTTAACCATTAAACCCATCCCATTACTCTAATGAGCTGTCTCTCCTTGGCTTTACCCTTGATAAATTCTATTCCACCTCAGCTACTTCCCTTCTCTGCTCATATTTCACTGTCTCGAAACCCCCATATAAACTCCATGTATGCTACTGCACACACCTCCCTCTTATTGCCATCCACACCAAATTCATGACCATGACTCTTATGGTCTAAATTACTGAGGAAGCCTTTTCTGATCATTTACTTGCCTCTGCTACCATCCACATCTTTGAATACCTTTCTAATATAGTCTCCTCAAAGTCTACCATGAGAAAAAAATCTTCCCCAGGTTGTGCACAATCCACTTTTAAGGTAGCAGCTGCCTTTGCTTTTGTCTTCCATTTTCCACCTGTCTGCAGCTAATGAACTACTCATCAACCTCTTCACCGACGTCCTCGTTCCACCTTTGTTGTTCCCTCTGGTATGACTACCCTAGCCTCTCTTCATTGTTACCATTAGTCCAAAGTCAGCAAACTTTAAGGACTCTACCCCACAAATGATGACTTCATTCAGATCTGGCTATGTAGTAGCCAGTGACCTGAGTCCTGTGttttcagggaaggaaagaagaaacACCAGCAATAATATAAAATGAGTTTTATGGTAAACACTAAAAATGAAATCAGGATGCAAAGCATATTTTCAAAGAATAACTCACCAATCTAAAACCAAATAGAAAGAAGGATTTAAGTAATTATTTGGGTGGCTTGTCATTCTGCCTCAACTAGGGCACCCCTGACAGACAGCACTTGTCTCAACTGTTCTAATTATGTATATATTAATCTacaaattaattcattaaatattCTTTTGATCTTTTCTCAGGATTACGTAGGATTGAGAGGAATATTTGCCATGATGTGTGCCATGTTGACAGTCCCAGTTTTCACACTCTTGGCATTCACCTTTGTACCGCcattggtttccatgatatggCTGGGAGTCACCTACTCATTTGCTGCTGTAAGGTGTTACTCTTACTTTCTTTCTGCTGACAAGTAGCTGTCATTTCATTCTTTCATCACCTACTCACCTAAAGCATCAATTGTTATACATGGGTTCAGGGCCACTTAAAATACACTTTCAATGAATTCTGGTAGTTTATGCAGTGAACTCATGGTGAATCCACAAGAGCATATTGTGATAAAATCCTGGGTGTCATTTTCTGATTTAGGTACTTTACTGCTATTCCTATGGGTAAGTTCTGCTTATTTCCACAGGCAAGTCTGTGGCCATCAACCATGTTAGTGGTTCCTCTGGCAAATCTTGGAACAGCTTCAGGAATCGCAACCTCAGTGCAAATGATTGGCGTTGGTATTTGCAACCTGATTGTTGGACAGATCCTTGGAAGCAAATTCAGGTGAGGTTTTTTATTTTGTACTGGCCACTGCAAAGAAAGGTTTTGTGATCTGAATTGAGCGctcttatttctttttattttgactGTTGTATTATTTCTGCTGTCTTACTTGATCCACTAACCCTGCTGTTTTGAGAACCTGTTCTATTCTGATGGATGCAGTTTGCATACTACATGGTGACAGTGAAAATGCTGCATATTCAATACAGACCCAGGTTGCTTGTTACATCTAGCTGTAATTATTCGATAGGAAGCCTAAATTGAAAACAATTTATACGACAGAATGCTGAACTATAATATTTTGGGTCAGTAATCCTTCTTCACGTCCCTGACCTtaacgttaactggtttctctatccacagatactgcttgactggctgagttcttccagcatcttctgtttttgtttcaaattccagcatctgcagttttgtcttCCTTTCTTCTGCCTCATCTCCTTTGGAAAATTGCTCTATGTTGGAGCACTTTTCCATGTGTCCTGTTCACTTCCCCATATCCTGAACGTGTATTATTCTTCATGCTGGCGCTTTGATAACAAATAGCAATTGAGTTGTTCAGCTATGGTATACATCAGTCGTCTGGCCCAGTAAATCCTTAAAGTAAGCAGTACCCTGTGATCGgtctttcttcctcctcctttgTTTCCTGGGTTCTCTGAGAACAATTGTAATGTCCTCCAACAGAGACCACTGATCAAGCTATGAACTGTGTATGTTCAAGTCACCAACACCCTTGGGAGTATCCGGCAGGAAATATTTAAATTGCGTTTTTGAAAGAAGTAAATGACCCAGAGTGGTCCTACAATCACAAGCTTAAGTGGTTCCAACATGTGCAAGATTAAAATCCTTGTTTGCTTTTTTGTGTAAGTGAACGGGAATTCTATCACATTGGGCTCCTGTGTTCATTTGAAATCTTAGGTATTTGTCTGACTCTAAGTGGAAGACATCTCTCATTATCCAAACCAAAAACACTAACTTCACTCACAACAAAAACTATTGTTCCTGGTTCCTTATCAATTGCTCTGGCTGCCTATGTGCAGATGATTCTCTGCTGTGGCATTTCTTTGCAAAATGTTTGCTCTCCCTGCACTTGTTACATGTTTTATTAAGGGGGACACAATTCTCTCCTGTGGAACTTGTGGTTCCTCCCACAGTTGTAACACTCTTGAGTCTTCGTGGTTTCTTTAGCCTTAGCTTAAAGACTTTGTCCATCATCTTGAAATTAATGCTTTTGCGCAGTCAGCAGTACTTGTATCTACCACATTCTTTAGCCTAGTCTGACCAGTTGGGATAAACTTTAAAAATTTCTATTCCTCTTGCAGTAAGAAGTATTACTAATTGGTCTAGTTCTATTTCCTGCTCCAGCTTCATTGCCACAGCATTGTTTTGACAAACTAATTTGAATATCTACTTCCCTGCAACGTTTCTTTCTTCTACTTCAAGAGCCTGCAGTGTTGATAGAGTATTCCCCCAAGCCATCACACACACAGTTAACCTTGCAAACAATTTTTGAACAACAGAGCCATCTCCAAGATGTTCACTAAAATAAACTGTGAAATGTTTTAAACAGTCATTTCCATTTCCCACCAGCATGTActgatttgtttttaatcaaTAAGCTTACCTGAGGATTgtcataaagagaaaaaaaacttattttaaagCAGAATAAAGGGTTGGATCTGATCTGCAGACCTGTGATTATGGAACTGCCAACCTTTCGATCTCCTCTCTGTGTAACTCTGGATTAATAGAGGTGCACCTGGAGCTCTTTGATCTATGAGGCCAACAATGGCAGTTTAATTTCCTGACCTGTGCATTGGTAGGCAGCATCCACTTTTAGGGGTACAAGTTCTCCCAGGTTTAGCAGGGCGCAAAGACTGCCAAGTGGATAGAGGTCTCTGACTGAGTGAGAACCCCGAAAGATCCCTGGAAGTGGCTCAGTCTGGGTAGTAGTGGGGAGAATGAGGGAATATCCATGCATGAGGATCTGCAAAGGGAGGGATCTGATGTGGGGGTCTGAAGACTAACAAGTCAGGGAAAGAAGATAGTATTGAGCTGTGGTCTTGTGTTGGGGAAGGTTGAGAGGTGGAAAAGTAAAGAAGGCTGAAAGATTAAtttctttacatttttttaaaatgtttttttaattctcaaataggaacataaaaacaaaaacacagaagctggaaatctaaaataaaaacacaaaatgctagaaatactcaggtcaggctgcgcctgtgggtagagaaacagagtgaatgtttctctGTAGGAAATCTTTCGGATGTTCCTCAGCTATGTCCTTACTTGGGTCTTCATCagtttcttcaacctgaaacattaactgtttctgccACTAGGTTCTTACACATGGATAATCTTGCAGCAGAACTTCCTGGTtacctgaaaatgttgaattcaacatttgAGTTCctaaggctgcaacatgcccagacagaagatgaaatgCCATTGATCAACCTTGTGGTGGGTTTCGTTAAACTGTGTAGGGGGCCACAGGCCAcagtgggagtgtgatggaaaattAAACAGGCAACtggctcagggtcacccctgcagattGAAAGTAGGTGTTTAGCAAATTGATCTTCCAAACTGCTTTTGGTTTCTAGAATGTACAGGAGACCACATAATGAGCACTAAATACATAGATTAGATCAGAAGAAATGCCAGACTGGAACCTGATCATGTGACCTCACTTAACCAAAGCCAATGTTCACTCAGTGATATAGTGATGTCATAAATCTTGTAACAGGTCAATGGGAGATGCTGCTTGGAGCCCTTTAGACTGTTATGAGACTACAGTTTCTGTAGTTCTTCAGCATACAAATGGATTAAAAGGAAGAGCACATTGGACTATGAGGCCAACTTTGAGAGGTACATTGTTTTGGAAAAGGGGAAATACAATTAACTGACAAGGCAGGCTTTGTGTAGGAATCAGTGGGGGAGACAGGGAGGTGGTTCTGTTGAGTTCATGATCAGGTTTTTCACAAAAGGAGATAAACATTTTAACATGAAGTCCAGTCACCCTGATTGCCGTCTCCCGTGCCACATGCATTTTTAGTCAAATGAAATGGATGGATTGGAGAAACTGTTCTTCCTTTTCTCAGTTCCTTGCTATTAACACTTGGTGTTTGACCTGCAGTGATTTGAAGATCCCAGTGTGGCGCTGGAGGCAGATGATGATCTTCATGCTGGCCAACACCATCTGCTGTTTGATCACCTCCATCATTCTCAATATAGTGGATACAAGAAAGGTGAGGGTCTTATGGAGAGAAAACTTATCATGATTGTCCACATTATTCTTCATTAAATGTTGCTTTGGATACTCATGAGGCAAGTTGTTAAATGGAAACACAAACCAGACTAATTTGGCTCATGCcctgggaggggaggtggtgtggttCTGCTCATACTTCTGTCCACAGAATGGGGCTGGGGTCTGACTTAAATGCTTTGTTTTTACCTCTGGGTTGTAGGTAGAAATCCAGCCCATGTTTGGACAATTAGTCTTGATCCATTTCCTATTGGACACCGATTGGCAGCATCACTCACATATATGGAGGTGATAAAAAGATGCAAGAAGCTACATTGGTGAAGTCAGTTTGGTCTTGTTTGCTAGGCACAGACTGGACAGTGCTTCATTCTTCTGTATCTTAAGCGGAAAAAGATATTGGGTTCACGAAATGGACATAAAGCAATGTTTTCCCTTTTTACATCACTTTTTTCCTCCCTTATTAATCTTTCTTTATATTTCCTCTCTCggtttttccctttctcttttattttaagcCAAACCTTGTCACCTCTCCTAACTCATGTGATActcattttgttttgctcttcaGCAAGAACTTTTTTAGCATATTCTATAATAAAAGTGGTATTTAGTTGTGTTTAATTGAAGTTTGTTTATTCCATCCTACTCTCACCCATAACCTTGGAGATGTTGACTCTTTGATAGCAAGTACAAGGGTAATTTCCCAGCAGTTACTGGCATGTGTGTTGCCAATCTAACATCTACAACGTGGACCAATTCCATTTTGTAGAAATGCAACCCTCCCCCGCCCCACAACTCCCTGGGTCACTTGAAGTCCACCAGTATCAACAGCCCTCAGTTaaagctgacattttattctctctctactTCCAGGGTAACGTATTGAACAAAACCACCAAGCATTCTGAGGCTATGAAAGAGGAAGATCAAGAAGCATCAGAGACATCTCCTCTTCTAACAGATAGcagcaatgaaaacaaaattaactgAGGAATAATATGAAGAACCATTTAGCTGTCTTAGTTTAAGAGAGAAAATGGACAATTCTtcagatgtcttttttttaaagtgctatTCTACCAGTATGATCAATTGTCACATGTCAAATATTAATCACATCAAGGCAATAAGTTTTTTAGCTGAACTTAAGACATTTTTATTAAATCTAATAATGTCTACAGTCCCATCATAATCTTCAGCAAATACTATAACTTATTAGCTGGTGTTTGCCACCTGTTCCAGCATTTATAGTTACTATTTGGGTAATTTACTATTTGTTGGAATTGCTTGCAGAGGCAGGGTTGTTGATGCAGGACTATAGTTAGCTTTTTACTGTTGTCACTGAATAAAAGAAACTTTGAGTTTCTGTTCCTCTGTTCTAAACCTGATCTTTGGGTTGATGCATGAAAATTTGCAAAAGGGAATATTTTACATTTCTGTAGGACTGTCAGGTAAATAAGCAATATCACACCTTGACATAGCCTTAATACTTCAGAAGTCTTAGACAGCTACACTAAAGTATATTTGTTTTTAGTGGTCATGTAGTGTTACTTTGACTACTTCCGATCTCAGAGAAAAATAGTTTTGTGCAAGTGAGATAGAATTGTATGTACATACTGTATATTTGTTTAGTTTTTTAATAATTCAGAGTGATTGAACTATATCTTACACAAGTTAAACATTTATTACTCGGACTGGTGTAAATATTTTATGATCAGTTTGGTCACCACATCCTGACATGACTCATTCACACTTAAATTCTATATGATCATGGTTGTAAATCAATAGTTCACTGAAATTATAGACATGTCAATATGAATGTTTGTTTGTTAATCAAATTCTTCAGCTTCGGAACCCTTAATTGGCACCCTCAAATTTGGCCTTCGTTCATCTGTTTCCCACCCTTCGTGGTCTGCTGATTTGTCCTTCTCTTGGAGACCTACATCGGCACCAGTAATTTTCATGGCTGTTTCTTATTTCTCTTGTTAAAATAGTGGACAATTGTTGGTATCTCTTGAAACACAGAAACGAATGTGACCTTTGCTTACTTCAGTGTTTATTTTTATACAAAGCTCATCAATACAGGTGGATTTCTTTTTACACAAACATTATTATGGAACATGTACAAGGAATTTCTACCATTAATCAACCACAATAAGCAGAAGAAACATGCGCttaacagaatcagaattgggtttattatcactgacgtatgttgtgaaatttgttgttttgcggcagcagtacagtgcaagacataaaaattactataaggtggtgtttatggaccgttcagaaatctgtcagcagaggggaagaagctgttcctgaaacagagtgtaggtcttcaggctcctgtacctcctcccgatataacgtgaagagggcatgtcccaggtggtgaggatcctcaATGGTGGATGCTGCgttcttgaggaactgcctcttgaaaatgtccttcatggcggggagggttgtgtccgtgatggagctggctgagtccacaatcctctgcaacctttttcaatcctgcacattggtgcctccataccaggcggtgatgcaatcagtcagaatgctctccactgtacatctgtagaaatttgcaagagtctttggtgacataccaaatctcctcaaactcctaatgaagtagagctgctggcatgccttcttcgtgattgcatcaatgtgttgggcccaagataaatcctctgagatgttgacgcccaggaacttgaagatgctcaccctttccactgctgacccctctgctgactggtgtgtgttctcccgacttccccttcctgaagtctacaatcaattccttggtcttgctgacattgagtgtgaggttgttgttacgacaccactcaaccagttaatctatctcactcttctatgcctcctcattggcatctgagattctgccaacaacagtagtgtcatcagcgaatgtatagatagtgtttgagctgtgcccagccacacagtcatgagtgtagagagagtagagcagtgggctaagcacg
Coding sequences within:
- the LOC127573375 gene encoding major facilitator superfamily domain-containing protein 1-like, whose translation is MSQPAERAYYRFLVLFFNCLLTFGSYFCFDIPSVLQEQFQGNLTCLNSNVTNGTTDCVEGLGMTPEQYNLLYAIYAWTNAVVVILAGFFIDKLGNRVGVLLFSFLIVLGSATFALGSHFKGTSYLLPLMLIGRLLFGSSNGSLIIAQGRIIAFWFKSKELSLAFGLNVAFSRFGSVLNFLLTQSFEAHFGIQWTLWAGTFLCALSFVSAIIVGILDGNGAKQLGLDGVLQQESKKVRLQDIRHLSLHYWLLVLTIMFFYNGIFPFIADATKFIQDKYSGYSHQEASYITGAVFDSSLILLPIAGILIDYVGLRGIFAMMCAMLTVPVFTLLAFTFVPPLVSMIWLGVTYSFAAASLWPSTMLVVPLANLGTASGIATSVQMIGVGICNLIVGQILGSKFSDLKIPVWRWRQMMIFMLANTICCLITSIILNIVDTRKGNVLNKTTKHSEAMKEEDQEASETSPLLTDSSNENKIN